A single window of Cheilinus undulatus linkage group 12, ASM1832078v1, whole genome shotgun sequence DNA harbors:
- the ublcp1 gene encoding ubiquitin-like domain-containing CTD phosphatase 1 yields the protein MSVSVIIKWGGQEYNISSLSEEDTVLDLKQSIKTLTGVLPERQKLLGLKVKGKPAEDEVKLGSLKLKPNTKIMMMGTREESLEDVLAPPPENDDVVNDFDIEEEVIEVENREENLAKIARRVKDYKVEELNPPREGKRLLVLDVDYTLFDHKSCAETGQELMRPYLHEFLTSAYEDYDIVIWSATSMKWIDAKMKELGVTDNPHYKITFMLDSAAMITVHTPKRGVVEVKPLGVIWGKYGEFYNRKNTIMFDDIGRNFLMNPQNGLKIRPFMKAHMNREKDRELYKLAQYLKEIAKLEDFSGLNHKHWERYLSKRQHH from the exons ATGTCAGTATCAGTAATCATAAAATGGGGAGGTCAGGAGTACAACATCAGTTCTTTGTCTGAGGAGGACACAGTGTTGGACCTGAAACAGTCCATTAAGACTCTGACTGGGGTGTTGCCAGAGAGACAGAAACTGCTGGGACTTAAGGTGAAAG GCAAACCTGCAGAGGATGAGGTGAAGCTAGGCTCTCTGAAGCTGAAGCCAAACACTAAGATCATGATGATGGGTACCAGAGAGGAAAGCCTG GAGGATGTCTTAGCTCCTCCTCCAGAGAACGATGATGTGGTTAATGATTTCGACATTGAGGAGGAGGTCATTGAAGTGGAGAACAG AGAGGAGAACCTTGCTAAAATTGCTCGTAGAGTGAAAGACTATAAGGTGGAGGAGCTGAACCCTCCCAGAGAAGGCAAGAGGCTTTTGGTACTAGATGTGGACTACACATTGTTTG ATCACAAGTCGTGCGCAGAAACGGGTCAGGAGCTGATGAGACCATACCTACATGAGTTTCTTACATCAGCCTATGAAGACTATGACATTGTCATCTGGT CTGCTACAAGTATGAAGTGGATCGATGCTAAAATGAAA GAGCTGGGAGTGACAGACAATCCTCACTACAAGATCACCTTCATGTTGGACAGTGCAGCAATGATCACAGTACACACTCCAAAGAGAGGAGTAGTGGAG GTGAAGCCCCTGGGTGTGATATGGGGGAAGTATGGAGAATTTTACAACAGGAAGAACACCATAATGTTTGACGACATCGGACGAAACTTCCTCATGAACCCACAGAACGGACTAAAG ATCCGACCCTTCATGAAGGCCCACATGAACAGGGAGAAGGACAGAGAGCTGTACAAACTGGCTCAGTACCTCAAAGAAATCGCCAAGCTTGAAGATTTCAGTGGTCTCAACCACAAACACTGGGAGAG GTACCTATCTAAGAGGCAGCACCACTGA
- the il12bb gene encoding interleukin-12 subunit beta, with amino-acid sequence MHLLFLLLLCAASCCANTHSNQPDIEPLMDNVLVLRVPYGKGSRVYVNLTCGGAHQNQPVIWKKDGMELEPALQGNHIRVLVREMDGGNYTCHQSTDGQYLNHTVILVRSDPDNRTVILKEKSPKEGHIHCTAPNYRGSFHCTWTRTEDRPNAAVLLVKAERDLKKIPCVLDADGSGVRCQDTDCQHNEEQHSISITVYIRSYSLLEAYSKTFYLRDIVRPAMLPNLQTSDRRVFSWGYPESWEKPCTYFRLQFEVKVVHSGNDCSSEDHIEYNTTEQTQYEVNVKTRRFVFCVRAQDKFTRGPFSHWSNCMVNRNDVKC; translated from the exons TTCTGGTGTTGAGGGTGCCCTATGGTAAAGGCAGCAGGGTGTATGTTAACCTGACATGTGGAGGAGCTCATCAGAATCAGCCTGTGATCTGGAAAAAAGATG GTATGGAGCTTGAACCAGCTCTGCAGGGGAACCACATCAGAGTCCTGGTGAGGGAGATGGATGGAGGAAACTACACCTGTCACCAGAGCACTGATGGACAATACCTCAACCACACTGTAATCCTGGTACGATCAGATCCGGACAACAGGACTGTCATTCTGAAGGAAAAATCCCCCAAAGAAG GTCACATCCACTGTACAGCTCCAAACTACAGAGGCTCATTCCACTGCACCTGGACAAGAACGGAGGACAGACCCAACGCTGCTGTGCTGCTGGTGAAGGCTGAGCG TGATCTGAAAAAGATTCCCTGTGTACTGGATGCTGATGGTTCAGGGGTCCGCTGTCAGGACACAGACTGCCAACACAACGAGGAGCAGCACAGCATCTCCATCACTGTTTACATACGCAGCTACTCTCTCCTGGAGGCTTACAGTAAGACCTTCTACCTCAGAGATATTG TGAGGCCAGCAATGCTCCCAAACTTACAGACCAGTGACAGAAGAGTGTTCAGCTGGGGTTACCCTGAGTCCTGGGAAAAGCCCTGCACATATTTCCGCCTGCAGTTTGAGGTGAAGGTGGTCCACAGTGGAAATGACTGCAGCAGTGAGGATCACATAGAG TACAACACCACTGAGCAGACTCAGTACGAGGTCAATGTCAAAACAAGAAGGTTTGTTTTCTGTGTGCGGGCTCAGGACAAATTCACCAGAGGGCCATTCAGCCACTGGAGTAATTGCAT GGTGAATCGAAACGATGTGAAATGCTAG